TCTATTTTCAAAAAAATCTTTCTACCAAAACAAGAAAGCCGGTATGATCATTCGGTTCCTTCTCATCCTTTCTTTTCTGATCTTTGTTAATTGTTCAAAAGAAAACCAGGAAGACAGAAAAGGACAGGCTTTAGAGCTGATGAGCAAAATGCAAAAGGAGCTTTTGACTAATCTTACGGAATCCATTAAAAACCAAGGTCTGGTTGCTTCAATCTCTCATTGTTCCCGAATATCTCCTAAGTTGGAAAATGAAATCTCCGGAACAAATTGGAAGATCAAAAGGATTTCCGAAAAAAACCGAAATCCGAATCACAGCCCGGATGAAATTCAATTGTCCGTCCTAAAACATTGGGAGGAGAAAATTCAAAACAAATTCGCTCCCGATACTTTCATTTACAACAATGAAGAGAGATTCTTCGTGATGAAACCCATTTTGATTGCGCCCAATTGTTTGGGTTGCCATGGAATAGAAAAAGAAATTTTGCCGGAAGTGAAAAAGGAAATTTTAAAAATCTATCCGAACGACAAAGCATTCGGTTATAAAGTAGGCGACTTGCGAGGAGCCTTTATCGCTGAATATTTCCAAACAAAATAAGCACTTCATAATGTGCTGTTCTAGGAAAAAAGTCCACTAAAACGATTTCTTTGATTTCATAACCAATCTTTTCCAATCCCATCGCATCTCTCCTTAGAGTGCTCGCATTACAACTGGAATAAATCAGTTTTTTCGGTTTGTACTTTTCCACTTGTTCCAAAAGCAAAGGATTCAATCCTGCACGAGGAGGATTTACAATCCAAGTAGGATATCCTTTCGGTGCCGGATCTATTTTTTGAGTGTATAGATCTTTCACTTCATATAAGTAATGATCTATTCCGTTTTTGGAAGCATTCTTCTTTGCAAATTGAATGCTCTTAGGATGGCTTTCGTAACCCATAAGAGATTCGATTTTATCATTCAAACAAATCCCGATAGAACCTGACCCGCAAAAAAGCTCCAATACTTTCTCCGAAGTCGATAACCAAGAACCGATTTTATCGATCCATGGCTCAATTAGAAATTGATTGATTTGAAAAAAACCGTTAGGCGGTGCATAAATGGTTTTCCCTTTGATGAGAAACAAAGTATTCTCTTTCTCGTAAGGAACAACTTTATCCAGAGATATGCGTGCTTGAATACTATCCGATTTGGATTTGTGAAATTTTGGATTTAAACTTTGTTTCGGTTTTTTGATTTCGTTCGAGAGAGCTTTCCACTGGAGTTTCGAGTCCAAATTCAAACATTCTTTTGCTGAAGATTCCACTAAATCATGGGAAAATCTTTCGTAAAAACCGGGTTTGCCATCCACAATCTGCCATTGCACATTATTTCTGTAATGTGAAGAAGGGCCCGAGATCAGAGAGATTTGTTTTTTAAAATCTGGAAATAATTCCTTTAGAAGAGAAAGTTTGAGTTCTAACTCTTTTTCATAAGAAATATGGCGGTAAGAACATCCGCCGCATTCACCAAACGCTTCGCAATCGATCTTGATTCTTTGGGGAGAAAATTCATGAACTTCCAGAACACGACCGAACCATTCCTTTTTCCCATCCTTTTCAATCACCAATTCCACTTCTTCGCCGGGAATTCCTCCCGTTACAAAAACAGGATGACCTTCGTGATGAGACAGAGTATAGCCACCGTGAGCCCATTTTTCTAATTTTAATCGAATCTTTTTCATTGGTTTAATCCATGGATTGATAATTCCATTGACACCGCACTCGTATTTACCATAACGGATAGGTACTACTGGAGAAGTGGCTGAGTGGTCTAAAGCAGCGGTCTTGAAAACCGTCGTGGTAATCCCACCGTGGGTTCGAATCCTACCTTCTCCGACAGTACAAATGGAGACGTGCCTGAGTGGCCGAAAGGAGCGGTTTGCTAAACCGTCGTACGCCTAAAGTGTACCCAGGGTTCGAATCCCTGCGTCTCCGATATACTAACCCAGATGTCACCCCGGATCAAAGAAATACTAGATCGACTTACCAAGTTTCTCAAAACGGAAGAGGCGAAACTCCTCTTTGCCGCTTTGCCTTTGTATTTTTCCTGGGTTCCTATTTTGAGTTTTAACGATCGGATTTTAAAAATCCGCCATTTGTGCCTTTATTCAGCAATTAACACCGGTTTATTTTTTGCATTGCTATTCGCGGCTCAGATTTTATCCTTTCTTCCCTTCGTAGGATCTTTTTTATCTAATTTTGTGCATCTCGTATCCATTCTACTTTATCTTGGATTGTCGGGATTTTTGATTTACTCTCTCCGCTTGAAAAAAACCATTGATATACCCATTCTTTCAGACTGGGAAAAAAAGCTTTCGAGCTTATTTGCGCCCATAGCTCAATTGGATAGAGTATCTGACTACGGATCAGAAGGTTAGAGGTTCAAGTCCTCTTGGGCGCACGAGTTTTTTTCGATTCGTTTTTGCATCGCTGGTTTGAAATCAGAAAAAACTTCCCGAACGAAATACCTTCCTTCACACAAATCTATTCCGAAACAAACAACGAAGTTATCTCCGAGTCTTTCAATCATGTAGAATCGGAAAGAAATGCTACCCTTCATAGCGAAATCATCGCGATCGAAGCCGCAGTCAAAAAGCTAAACGAGAAATATCTAACTGATGCCGTCTTGATCACTGCTCTGGAACCTTGTTTGCAATGTGCCGGAGCTATACTCCGTGTTAAATTACCGAAAGTATATTACCTTCTACCTGCAAAACCGGGTGAAGGAATCTCTTCTTACTCGACAGAATCCATTTATCTGCTGAATCATTTCCCGACCATCCGGTTGATTGAAAATTCTGCGATAAAAAATGAATTTCGGGAATTTTTCAAAGAGAAAAGGTAGAATTCTATTGACCATTTCTTTTTATGGAAGTTCGTAGAATCCATTGGAGAAGTGTCAGAGCGGTCTATTGTGCATGCTTGGAAAGCATGTGTGCCAAAAGCACCCCGGGTTCGAATCCCGGCTTCTCCGAATGGTTCCTAAATGAACGAAAACCACCAAGTCCTATTCCGCAAATATCGCCCTCAGTTCTTTAAAGACGTAATTTACCAAGACCTGGCTGTAGGGTCCCTTCAAAACGCATTCAAGACTAAAAAAATCGGTCATGCCTATATCTTTATCGGACCTCGTGGGGTCGGAAAGACCACAATCGCTCGCATTCTTGCCAAACGTTTGAATTGCGAAAATCCGGACGGAGTTGAACCATGTAACAAATGTTTATCTTGCATGGAGATTACAAAAGGGAATTCCAACGATGTAATGGAAATTGATGCCGCTTCCAACAGCGGTGTGGATAATATTCGCGACTTGCGTGAAAATGTGAAATTCAACGCAATGGGCGGAAGATATAGAGTTTATATTTTAGATGAGGTTCATATGCTCAGCAGTGCCGCATTCAATGCACTTCTGAAAACTTTGGAAGAACCTCCTCCTCATGTGGTCTTTATCCTAGCTACAACGGAATATCACAAAATCCCGGAAACCATTCTCTCCCGTTGCCAGGATTTTCATTTTAGAAAAGTACCTGTTGCCGTACTCCAACAGTATGTAGAAACACTTTGTGTTAAGGAAAATTTCAAATTCGACTCCGAAGGTCTTTTCTGGATTGCTAAGAAAGGAGACGGTTCCGTTAGAGATACTCTTTCCTTTATGGAACAAGCAGTTGTTTTCACCGATGGCAATCTAACAGGTGCAAAACTAAGAAAGATGATCGGTTATCATGGAATTGATACTTTCATCGAACTTTTAGAGGATATTTTAGATCCCGCTCGTTCCGCTAAAATTTTTGAAAAGTTGGAGACATTCTTTCAAGAAGGAATGGATCTGATCAAATTCACTTGGGACTTTCTCGAATTTTTAAATTCTCTTTTACTCATAAAAGACAATCTTGCGGATCGGGAGTCTTTGAATATTCCCGTGGAAGATTTGCAAAAACTTAAGCTTCAATTCAGGGAATTGGATCGTGAAGTTCTGATCTTACTCGCTGAAAATCTATTTCTCATTCATGAAAAAATGAATCAGATGAAACTTCGTAGCTCTTACGAAGTGAAAGTTTATCTCGAGATTCAATTTAGAAAATTAATCCTCGAAAGGGAAAAGCCGTCTGTTTCGGGACTGCTTGCAAAACTATCGGATCTAACGAAACAGATCCAATCCGATATCGGAAACCTTTCGGAAGCCGGAGATAAAGAAACAGAAGTAAAAAAACCTGTCATTCCCGAAGCCAAAAGACCAACCGCTCAGATTCCAACGAATGTAAACAAACCTACTGCAACTACTTCGGCAGCTCTCGATGAAAAACCTTCACCTCCCAGACAGGAAACTCCGAAGGAAACTGTGACAAGTTCTACACCGGATACGGAAACAAAACCGAAATCTTCTGCTGACCCGAATGAAATGGAAAAATTACTCAAAGAAAAATTTGCCGGTATGGAAGTCGATCCCGGCCAATTTAAAAATTTATAGATCTAATAGATAGGCGCCATGGGAATATTTGATCAAGTCAAACAAATGAAAGAAGCATTTTCTCAATTGGGAAATATGCAAGAGAAACAAGCTGAATTGCAAAAACGTTTGTCCGGAATCCGCGTCACTGCCTCAGCAGGAGCCGGTATGGTGGAAATCACCGCGACTGCCGACGGAATCATCACTGATTTGAAGATCAATCCCATCATGTTCAATGCAGACGATGCAAAGATGTTGGAAGACCTAATTATCTCCGCCACTAACGAAGTGCTTCGCAAATCGAAGGATGTGATGGCTCATGAAGTAAAAAATGTTTTGGGTTTCAATCCAAAAGATATTGAAGCAATGATGAATCAGATGAATCCACCCGGAGGAAATCCTTCTGTCTGAAAATCAATTCCAGAAACTAGTTTCTTCCTTTTCCATCTTACCCGGGATCGGAAAAAAAAGTGCCACCCGTATCGGATTTCACGTCCTTCGGATGGAAGACTCCACATTCCAGTCCTGGTTGAACGGATTAAAGGAAGCGCGGGAAAGATTGCATTTTTGCCAAATCTGCGGTGGTTTAACGGAAGAAACAATTTGCGATATCTGCGATTCACCTAAGAGAGACAAGGCGATTCTATGTGTTGTAGAGCAGCCCGAAGATATTTTTTTCATAGAAAATACAAAGGAATTTTTCGGAACATACCATGTTCTGAACGGTTCCATTTCCCCTTTGGATGGAATCGGTCCGGATCAACTCAGAATCAGACCTCTTATGGAAAGACTGGAAGAATCTGCAATCAAAGAAGTCCTGGTCGCCACCAACCCTACGTTAGAGGGAGATGCGACCGCTTCCTATTTATCGCATTTGATCAAAGAAAGAGATATCAAAGTAACTAGAATTGCTCATGGGATCACAATCGGTGGAACGATCGAATATTCGGACCAATACACTCTTGGAAAAGCGATCAAGTCCAGATTGACTCTTTAAAATTTGGATTGTTAAAATCTATGTTCGAATGTAACGAATGCTTCTCTAAGAACTCTACCGTATTTCGAATCCAATAGCACAAAAAGCGCATCTCCGGCAACATAATAGCCCGATCTGAATATAATTTGAAAATCAGATGTCACATTATAACGAACATTCAGGTTGTATTCCATTCCCATATAAGTGGAAGTTTTGTAACCGGCCCATTCGTTAAATTCCCGATTGATTTTAATCTCGGGAGATTTTGTAGCCCAAAGTTGATAGTAACCTAAAGTGAATTGATAGGGACCGAAGGCGATGATGTTTGTAAAAAAACCATACTCATTCAAACCGGAAAAACTGGAACCGTTGAACAACGCATAACCACCCGTAAAGTCGGTAGCGATGTTGGAAATGGAAAATCCCGGTGCCAAAGTTCTATACCCGTTTCCTTTCAGATTTGCTTCTTCTCCATTTTTATCATAACCGGGTCTTCCGGTTGTTCCCAATGCAATTAGGTTGAAATTCAAAGATTCGTTCCATCTATAAGTGAATTGAAAATCATACATACCGCCCTTTATGGCATGCCTTCTTGTGGTATTATAATATGTGACTTGATTTTCATCCACAAGAGGTGTGAGCTTTTTCACAATACCCGCGTTATAGATTCCATGAACTACAAAAGAGAAAGTTTGAAAATTGAATTCGTTATGAAAACCATGCCAGAACAAACGTGAAGTCTCGCTATCCGTTTTGTCGTTATCATCCAGATAGTAACTGTAGATTTCATTTCTTACATTTCGAAAATACTCGATGCGCATCTTATTATAAAAAATGTTTGAGCTTTGATAGTTCTTGTCCGCAAATCCGTTCTTATCCACATCCAAAAAACTTTGGTCTTTTGCTCTTAAAACTCCACCCTCCCAGGAAAGTCTGAGAAATTGAAAATTTTTCAACACACTCACACCGGTTCCCGTAGAAAATAAAACTCTACCTTGCGCACTGGAAAACAATTGTTGCCCCACTTTAATGAATAAGGCCGATTCAGGAATTCTGAAATTGAGATATAAAAAGTTTGTTTGAACGTTTACCGCAGAAGTCCTTCCTCTCTCTCCTCCGGAACCGGGACCGATGACTCCGGGATCAAATCCATCAGGACCAGTCGAACGAAGTCCTTTCCCCCCAAAAGGAATATCTCCTACTTGCATCCCCCAAATCCCCTCTACATATTTTCCCGTAGAAAAACTCATATTATAAAGGAATCGAGTATCATAATAGCTTACATCTTCTTTACGGGGTGTTAGTTGAGACGGTTGCCCTAACTTTCTTCTTTCCAAATCCTGTGAAATTGCAGTCGCATCCGATTGGACCCGATCATTGTATTCTTTTTCAGGATCCTTTACGGGTGTAACCGGCGTTGTCCTACTCAAGAGAACGTCTCTTCCCACGTTCGTAGCCCTTACGCGAAAGGATCCGTTGAAGTTCAAAGAAGTTTTCTGAGACTCCTCCTCTTGGGCCCACAATCCGGAGCTAAATAGAATGAATACAAAGAATAAAAACGGTTTTTTCATCTTCGGTTATTCTTGTTTAACCCACTGATTCGATTTGAAATACTTGCTAACCAATTTTTGCATTCTACCAGTTCGTTTGTATTCTTTGATAAAAAAGTTCAAATGATAGATAAACTCCAAATCTTTCTTAGCCACAGCCATACTGATATGATCTTCTTGAACCACTCCTAAAATAGGAAGGTAGGATGCGCGAAGTGAAGGTTCTTTTTGCAATAAAGCCTGTATGTAAAAAGAATCCGCTACGAAACAATTCACATTGTTTTTCTTTAACTCATTTAACGCGGCTTCGCTGGTGAAATAAGAATATACCTGTGCTTTTGGAAATGTTTCCTTTAAATAATGATGATTGGAACTATTTGATAAGACCGAATAAGATATACCGGCAACGTTTTGCAAATCACCCAAATTTCGAAAAAGTTGCACGGTTACGATCTGTCCTTCCGGTTCCGCGGTAAACTGGAACGACTGACCAAACCGGCCGGAGTGGATATCAAATATGGATCGGTAAAATAAACATCTTTGAATCGGGCTATGGATGAAGACAACCCTGCAAGAGCAATCTGAGTATCTCCTTTTTCCAAAGTGCGGGCATGTTGATCAAAAGTTCGTAACGGAATGATACGCAAGTCCACATCTAAAAACTTAGCATATTCTTGAGCTAGCTCGACATCCAAGCCCGGGAAATCCGGCAATGGATTTTCAATATAGAAAGGATCGTAAAACTCATTCACGGAAACCGTAAGGAGTTTCGTTTTTTTTATTTTATCTAATGTTGGACTTGTTTGGGAAAAAACAGGAAAACTGAATAACAGAATAAGCGAAACTAACATCGTTTTTTCGCTTGCTAAGTATTTGAAATTCGCAAAAACCACTGTCCTTGATTCCCTTTTAAATTGAAAAAGGAATCAAGGAAAAATTAATTCTCTATCAATACAAATTCCGTTCTGCGGTTTTTACGGGAAGATTCTTCGTCAGACTTGTTGATGAGCGGTTCGGTCGGTCCCTTCCCATCCGTTTCCAAACGTTTCGCATCCACACCTTTGGAAATCAGATAATCTTTCACGGATTTTGCCCTATCTTTGGAAAGAACCATATTGTCTTCGAACGTGCCGGTGACATCGGTATGACCGATGATCTTCATACGAACGGATTTGTTTTCGTGAAGATAATCGACGATCGAATCCAGAGGAGGCGTGGACTCGTTTTTTAATTTTGCAGAAGCTCTTTCAAAGTAGATATTATCCAAAGAAATCCGTTTCTTTTCCACTAACATTTCTTCAATGACGTTTTCTTTTTTAGGGATGGATGCCGTATAAATATCAAAGGATCTGTTTTCCACCCTTCTACAAAATACAAAAGTCTTCTTTACCTGTTGATAAACAATATAGGCTTCATCCGCTTCCGAGTTGATCCCTTCTCCCAAATTTTCCAGATCGGAAAATTTACCTGAATCATGTTTTATCATATAAAGATCGTATCCTCCGAATCCTCCTGCGCGATTGGAAGCAAAAAACAGAATCGTTCCTTCATCATTCCATGCGGCTGCGATTGTTGAATTCGAATCATTAATGGGATCGGGCAGAGGAGTGGGCTTGGCCCAGGAATTTCCTTTTCGCTTGGAGATATAAATCTTTGCCTTATCCGGCTGTCCGAAAGGATATCTGGTAAACAATAAACTATCACCTAACAGGTGTGGATTTTCTTCAATTTCCTCGGTATTGATCGAAGAGGGTAGTGCTTGCGGATTACTCCATTCTTTTCCCTGCCATTGGGAAATGTAAATATCCCTGGATATCCCTACTTTCCCTGTCGGAAGTTCTACCTCAACTGCTCCATCCCGGTTGGAAGAAAGTAGCAACGTTTTTCCATCCCTTGAGATAAAAGGACTTTGGTCGTCAAATTCAGAATTGAGCTCATCCACTTCTTCAGGAAAAGACCACTGACCGTCTTTTTCCAAATTGCTTTTGAATATATCCGTATAACTCGTATTACTTCTTTTGGAATAAAAATACAAAGTCTTAGCATCAGGCGTAAGAGTAGGTGCAAACTCTTGGAAGTTGGTATTGATTTTACCTTTGATAGGTTCTACTATGATGGGAGAGTTTTCTTTGTTTTGCGAAAAAATCGATACGCCTGCAAAACAGAATACGAATACCAAGAAAGTTGATTTCAACATGGAGACCTCCCTGGTATCCGCTTTTTATAAAAATTACGGAAGGTATTTCTTCAATGCCTCCGGAATTTGGAAAGTGCCGTCCTCTAATTGGTAATTTTCAATCACAGCAGCAAGCGTTCTTCCGATCGCGAGCCCCGAACCGTTTAGAGTGTGGACGAGTAGGTTTTTACCTTCCTTCGATTTGTATCGAATTTTTCCCCTTCTTGCTTGATAGTCTTTGAAATTAGAAACGGAGGAAATTTCCATAAAACGGTTCAAACCGGGCATCCAAACTTCAATATCGTAAGTCTTGGACGATGCACTGGAAATGTCCTTGCTGCAAAGAAGCATCACTCTATAGGGAAGATTTAGTTTTTGTAAAATGGATTCTGCGTCGGAAAGCATCTTTTCGTGTTCTTCTTTGGAAGATTCCTGGCTCGTGAATTTTACCAATTCCACTTTTTGAAATTGATGAACCCGAACGAGTCCCCTTGTATCTCTTCCATAAGAACCAGCCTCTCTTCGAAAACAAGGAGTATGGGCGCAAACGGAAATGGGAAGATCCTTCTCATTTAAAATTTCATCGCGATAGTAGTTGGTGAGAGGAACTTCCGCCGTAGGAATCAAATTGAGTCCGTCTTTTTCCAAACGGTAAAAATCTTCCGCAAACTTTGGCAGTTGCCCTGTAGCCGTCATGGACTCATCGTTCACAAGCACCGGAACCCACATCTCTTCATAACCGTTGGAACCGGTATGAGTGTCCAACATCAAGTTCATCAACG
The nucleotide sequence above comes from Leptospira kobayashii. Encoded proteins:
- a CDS encoding Tll0287-like domain-containing protein, producing MIIRFLLILSFLIFVNCSKENQEDRKGQALELMSKMQKELLTNLTESIKNQGLVASISHCSRISPKLENEISGTNWKIKRISEKNRNPNHSPDEIQLSVLKHWEEKIQNKFAPDTFIYNNEERFFVMKPILIAPNCLGCHGIEKEILPEVKKEILKIYPNDKAFGYKVGDLRGAFIAEYFQTK
- a CDS encoding class I SAM-dependent RNA methyltransferase; the protein is MKKIRLKLEKWAHGGYTLSHHEGHPVFVTGGIPGEEVELVIEKDGKKEWFGRVLEVHEFSPQRIKIDCEAFGECGGCSYRHISYEKELELKLSLLKELFPDFKKQISLISGPSSHYRNNVQWQIVDGKPGFYERFSHDLVESSAKECLNLDSKLQWKALSNEIKKPKQSLNPKFHKSKSDSIQARISLDKVVPYEKENTLFLIKGKTIYAPPNGFFQINQFLIEPWIDKIGSWLSTSEKVLELFCGSGSIGICLNDKIESLMGYESHPKSIQFAKKNASKNGIDHYLYEVKDLYTQKIDPAPKGYPTWIVNPPRAGLNPLLLEQVEKYKPKKLIYSSCNASTLRRDAMGLEKIGYEIKEIVLVDFFPRTAHYEVLILFGNIQR
- a CDS encoding nucleoside deaminase — translated: MGARVFFDSFLHRWFEIRKNFPNEIPSFTQIYSETNNEVISESFNHVESERNATLHSEIIAIEAAVKKLNEKYLTDAVLITALEPCLQCAGAILRVKLPKVYYLLPAKPGEGISSYSTESIYLLNHFPTIRLIENSAIKNEFREFFKEKR
- the dnaX gene encoding DNA polymerase III subunit gamma/tau; this encodes MNENHQVLFRKYRPQFFKDVIYQDLAVGSLQNAFKTKKIGHAYIFIGPRGVGKTTIARILAKRLNCENPDGVEPCNKCLSCMEITKGNSNDVMEIDAASNSGVDNIRDLRENVKFNAMGGRYRVYILDEVHMLSSAAFNALLKTLEEPPPHVVFILATTEYHKIPETILSRCQDFHFRKVPVAVLQQYVETLCVKENFKFDSEGLFWIAKKGDGSVRDTLSFMEQAVVFTDGNLTGAKLRKMIGYHGIDTFIELLEDILDPARSAKIFEKLETFFQEGMDLIKFTWDFLEFLNSLLLIKDNLADRESLNIPVEDLQKLKLQFRELDREVLILLAENLFLIHEKMNQMKLRSSYEVKVYLEIQFRKLILEREKPSVSGLLAKLSDLTKQIQSDIGNLSEAGDKETEVKKPVIPEAKRPTAQIPTNVNKPTATTSAALDEKPSPPRQETPKETVTSSTPDTETKPKSSADPNEMEKLLKEKFAGMEVDPGQFKNL
- a CDS encoding YbaB/EbfC family nucleoid-associated protein, coding for MGIFDQVKQMKEAFSQLGNMQEKQAELQKRLSGIRVTASAGAGMVEITATADGIITDLKINPIMFNADDAKMLEDLIISATNEVLRKSKDVMAHEVKNVLGFNPKDIEAMMNQMNPPGGNPSV
- the recR gene encoding recombination mediator RecR, with translation MSENQFQKLVSSFSILPGIGKKSATRIGFHVLRMEDSTFQSWLNGLKEARERLHFCQICGGLTEETICDICDSPKRDKAILCVVEQPEDIFFIENTKEFFGTYHVLNGSISPLDGIGPDQLRIRPLMERLEESAIKEVLVATNPTLEGDATASYLSHLIKERDIKVTRIAHGITIGGTIEYSDQYTLGKAIKSRLTL
- a CDS encoding OmpA family protein, giving the protein MLKSTFLVFVFCFAGVSIFSQNKENSPIIVEPIKGKINTNFQEFAPTLTPDAKTLYFYSKRSNTSYTDIFKSNLEKDGQWSFPEEVDELNSEFDDQSPFISRDGKTLLLSSNRDGAVEVELPTGKVGISRDIYISQWQGKEWSNPQALPSSINTEEIEENPHLLGDSLLFTRYPFGQPDKAKIYISKRKGNSWAKPTPLPDPINDSNSTIAAAWNDEGTILFFASNRAGGFGGYDLYMIKHDSGKFSDLENLGEGINSEADEAYIVYQQVKKTFVFCRRVENRSFDIYTASIPKKENVIEEMLVEKKRISLDNIYFERASAKLKNESTPPLDSIVDYLHENKSVRMKIIGHTDVTGTFEDNMVLSKDRAKSVKDYLISKGVDAKRLETDGKGPTEPLINKSDEESSRKNRRTEFVLIEN
- the serS gene encoding serine--tRNA ligase; the protein is MLDINRILQDPEELILSLKKRGAYNADIETKIKDVATKQKSLKQEAENLRAERNKVSKEIGILKAQGKDITEVSNSVKGVGDRIKEIEEELAKQEESLHDLNIGLPNILDESVPEGKSEEDNVLVRSWGEIPKFKFSPKPHYDIGEALKIFDFERGVKLSGARFYTYRGLGAKMERALMNLMLDTHTGSNGYEEMWVPVLVNDESMTATGQLPKFAEDFYRLEKDGLNLIPTAEVPLTNYYRDEILNEKDLPISVCAHTPCFRREAGSYGRDTRGLVRVHQFQKVELVKFTSQESSKEEHEKMLSDAESILQKLNLPYRVMLLCSKDISSASSKTYDIEVWMPGLNRFMEISSVSNFKDYQARRGKIRYKSKEGKNLLVHTLNGSGLAIGRTLAAVIENYQLEDGTFQIPEALKKYLP